From Triticum urartu cultivar G1812 chromosome 2, Tu2.1, whole genome shotgun sequence, a single genomic window includes:
- the LOC125540762 gene encoding dirigent protein 21-like, whose translation MAIRHTMQLLPAFIFALALVLMASAAATETIHLKFYMHDIVTGGPSSPATAVQVIKGVVPLANDPTTYFGDMYVVDDLLTEGPDAASPAVGRAQGFFQFASMTEYALLLTANFVFTAGSQNGSSVAVLSRDVIFDSVRELPIVGGTGGLRGATGYGLLRTHSVNTTTRNAVLKIDMYLRV comes from the coding sequence ATGGCCATCAGGCACACCATGCAGCTCCTAccggccttcatcttcgccctAGCCCTAGTCCTTATGGCGTCAGCTGCGGCAACGGAGACGATCCACCTCAAGTTCTACATGCATGACATCGTCACCGGCGGGCCATCGAGTCCAGCAACAGCGGTGCAAGTCATCAAAGGTGTGGTGCCGCTGGCCAACGACCCCACCACCTACTTCGGCGACATGTACGTCGTCGACGACCTGCTGACGGAGGGCCCAGACGCGGCGTCCCCCGCCGTCGGCAGGGCACAGGGGTTCTTCCAGTTCGCGTCGATGACAGAGTACGCGCTGCTGCTCACTGCCAATTTCGTGTTCACGGCAGGGAGTCAAAACGGCAGCTCCGTGGCCGTACTCTCCAGGGACGTCATCTTCGACAGTGTCAGGGAGTTGCCGATCGTAGGCGGCACTGGCGGCCTCCGTGGTGCGACTGGGTACGGTCTGCTCCGGACACACTCGGTCAACACCACCACCAGGAACGCGGTGCTCAAGATTGATATGTACCTCCGCGTGTAG